GCATGCCGCGGCGACGTGCCGTCGCGAGGTGCTCGCGGATCGAGTGTCGCGCCATGCCGCCCGGCGCGACGAAGGTGTTCTTGAGCGGCACGCCGCCGAACGCGACCAGCAGCTCGGTGTGCCGGGCGATCACCGGCCACGACGTCGCGCGACGGAACACTGCACCCGCGTTCCCGACGACGTGCGGCAAGAGCACCAGCGACGCGCCGATGCTGTAGCTGTTGCACGACCAGGTGAAGCCGCCGAGCAGGTTCAGGAAGCGGTGCAGCTGACGCTGGCTCTGGTGAAAGAGCCCGGCGCTCGCCCAGCCGTACGAGCCGCCGAAGATCGCCTGGTTGCCGTGCCGCGCGATGACGCGCTCGAGCTCGCGCGCGGCGAGGTCGAGCGCCTCGTCCCAGTCGAGCTCGACGAACGCGTCGGCGCCGCGGTCGCGCGACGGACCGGCGCCGTGCTCGAGCCAGCCGCGGCGTGCGAGCGGTCGCAGGACGCGCGTCGGGTGGCGCACGCTGCCCGGGAGGTTCGCGAGCAGCGGCGACGGATCGGGATCGTGCAGCGGGTGCACCGCCGCGACCTCGCCGTGCTCGACCTCGACGGTGAACGCGCCCCAGTGCGAGCTGTGCGTGAGGGCCGAGGCGGCGCCCACGTCAGCGCTTCTCCCCGATCAGGTAGGTCGCGCCCTCCGGTCCGGCGTCGGCGGTGTGTCGGGTGCCGGCGGGCAGCATCAGGCGGTCGCCGGGCGCGAGCGCGAAGTCGCCCGCGTCGGTGCCGAACGTGATCGCGCCCGAGACGAGCCAGATGCTCTCGTCGTTCGCGTGCGCGTGCGCGTCGTAGTGCGCGTGCGGCGCGTCGGTCCAGCAGAAGACCGAGTAGCCCTCGCTCTCGAGGCGGGCGCGCAGCGCGGCGACGGTGCGCTCGCCCGAGCCATCCCAGCGCCGAACTTCGAGACGCATGCGCGAGCTGTAGTCGACCGCGGCCTCGCGAGGCAACGGGAATCGCGCGCGACACCCTCGCCAGAGCCAGCGCCGACCTCTAGGCTCGTGATCGTGCCGAACCTCGAGGCCTGGCTCGCCGCCGGCGAGCGCGTCCCGGTCACGCTGCGCGGAGTGCGCCGCGAGATCTTCGTGCGCACAGCCGGCGACGGACCGTGGTGCACGCTGCTGCACGGCTTCCCGACGTCGGCGTTCGACTGGCACCGCGTCTTCGACGCGCTTTGCATCCCCCGCCGCGTGCTCGCGTTCGACTTCCTGGGCTTCGGCGACTCCGACAAGCCCGCGGACCACGACTACTCGATCCACGAGCAGGCGGACCTCACCGAGCAGATGTGGGCGCGCAGCGGCGTCGAGTCGACGGCGCTCGTGGTCCACGACTACGCCGTTTCGGTCGCGCAGGAGCTGCTCGCGCGCAGCCTCGACGGCAGCCTGCGCGTGCGGATCGAGCGCGTGATCTTCATGAACGGCGGTCTCTATCCCGAGCTGCACCGACCGCTGCGCGCGCAGGAGATGCTGCTCGATCCCGAGATCGGCCCGAAGGTCGGCGAGCTCATGACCGAGGAGACCTTCGCCGCGTCGCTGCGGCAGACCTACTCGCCGTCGCACCAGCCGAGCGACGAGGACCTGTCGTGCGCGTGGCGGACGGTGTCGCGGCGCGGCGGAGCGATGATCGGCTACCGTCTGATCCGCTACATCACCGACCGTCAGCGGCATCGCGACCGCTGGGTCGCGGCGCTCGAGACCTCGCCGGTCGAGCGCGCGTTCATCTGGGGCATGCTCGACCCGGTGTCGGGCGCGCACATGGCGGAGCGCATCGCGGAGCGGCTCCCCGACGCGGAGCTGATCCGCCTCGACGACGTCGCGCACTGGCCGCAGCTCGAGGCGCCCGACCGCGTCGCGGCGAACTTGATGCGCATGCTGGAGTGAGCTCCACCGCGTCGGAGCACGGATCGAGGAGGGAGACGATGACGCACCGGGGAAGCTGCCACTGTGGCCGCGTCGCCTTCGAGGTCGACGGCGACGTCGAGCAGGTGATCGAGTGCAACTGCTCGCACTGCGACCGCAAGGGCTTTCTGCTCTGGTTCGTGCCGCGATCGAATTTCAGATTGACGAGTGGAGTCGACGACCTCCGCGCCTACACCTTCAACAAGCACGTCATCCAGCACCAGTTCTGCACGACGTGCGGCACGCAGGCGTTCGCCTTCGGCAAGGACCGCAACGGCAACGAGACCGCGGCGATCAACGTGCGCTGCCTGCCGGATCTCGACCGCTCGCGGCTGAAGGTGATGCAGGTCGACGGCCGCAGCTTCTGAGCAGCGGTAACCTCTGATTCAGGGCACGCTCGTCGTCGAGCGCGGCCGGCCGCGCGCCCGTCAAGCAACGCCGAAGCGGCGGAACCACTCGAGCATGCGCTTCCAGCCGTCCGCCGCGTCCTGCTCGCGGTAGGACGGGCGGTAGTCGGCGAAGAAGCCGTGCGGCGCGTCGTCGTAGACGACGATCTCCGACTTGCTGCCCGCCTTCTCGAGCGCGCGCCGCATCGCCTCGACGTCGGCGAGCGGGATGCCGGTGTCCTTCTCGCCGTAGAGCCCGAGCACCGGAGCCTTGAGCTCGGCGGCGACGTCGATCGGCTGGCGCGGGTGCAGCGCATCCGACGGGCTCGCGAGGCGACCGTACCAGGCGACGCCCGCCTTGAGCCGCGGGCTGTGCGCGGCGTAGAGCCAGACGATCCGCCCGCCCCAGCAGAAGCCGGTGATGCCGAGCTTCGCCGCGTCGGCGCGGTTGCTCTTCGCGGCCCAGTCGACCGTCGCGTCGAGGTCCTGCATCACCTGCGCGTCCGGCACCTTCGACACCACGGTCGAGACGATCTGCTGGATGTCGGTGATCTTCGACACGTCGCCTTGGCGCGCGAAGAGCTCGGGCGCGACCGCGAAGTAGCCCTCCTTCGCGAGGCGTCGGCAGACGTCCTTGATGTGCTCGTGGACGCCGAAGATCTCCTGCACGACGAGCACCACCGGCCGCCGGTCGTCGCCCTCGCGCACCGCGCGATAGGCCGGCAGCTCGACGCCCTCGACCGGGATCTTCACCTCGCCGGCTTCGAGCCCGGTCGTGTCGGTCGTGATGGTCGCGTGCCCGAGGACCGGCGCCACGGCGGCGGCAAAGCCGGTCGCGAGCGAGGTGACGATGAGCTCGCGCCGCGTGATGCCGCCGGTCGTTCGCTCGAGCTTGCTCATGCGCGTCCCTCCTTGGCTCGGGGCGCCGCGTTGCGGCTCACACCCAGAGTCGCAGGCCCCGCTGCACGGTATACGTCAGCACCGCGACGAGCAGAACCAGGGCGCCCGCAGCCAGCACGAGCCGAGCGCGCGAGGCCGTCGGCCACGCGCCGCGCGGCGACACGCCCACGAGCAGCGCCGGCAGCAGGGGCACGATGTAGCGGCTCTGCACGCCGTCGATCGAGTCCGCGCCGGCCCTGGTCCACAGCAGAAACGCGAGCAGCGAGATCCCGACCGTGGTGAGGACGACCGCCGCGACGGCGGTCGCGCGCGCACGCAGCCCGGGCCAGAGCGTCGGCCTCGGCTCTGCAAGCACTGCGCAGGCCACGGCCGCGACCCAGGCGACGAACGCCCAGGTGCTCGGCGAGCGCAAGAACCAGATCGTGTCGACCTGGAGAAGCAGCGACTTTCGCGCCACCAGCCACAGCATCTCGCCGATCATCGCCGCGACCGCGAGCGGCTCGTGCCCGATGCGGACGAGGTTGTCGGCGACGGTCTGCATGCCGTGGGGCGCGACCGTCTTTGCGACCTGCCAGCGCGCGACGACGAACCACAGCGCGAGCGTCGCCAGCGCGACCGCCAGGATGGTCGCCACCGCGAAGATCTGGCGCCGGACGCCGCCGAAGCGCTCCGCCGGCACGAGGAACAGCAGCAGCACGAGCGGCGCGTACGCGAGCTTGACCACCGCCAACGCGGTCGCGAGCAGCGCGAGCGGCACGAGACGCGGCGGCGAGCCCGTGTCCGAGGTCGCGAGCCGCACGACGCACGCGGTCCAGAGCAGCGCGAGGCCGTTGGTCACGCCGTCGACGGCCAGCGTCGAGGCGACGAACACCGAGAGCGGCGCGAGCGCGAGCGCGGCGAAGGCGAGCCGGTAGCACGGTGTCGACCGGATCGCCGCCCAGCCGAGGAGCAGCCACGCGGCGACGTTCGCGAACCGCGCCGCGTAGAGCTGCACCAGCACGGAGGAGGAGAGCATGCGCGCGCCGGCGATCCCGAGCGCCTGCGGGACGTAGCCGAGCAGCGGGTAGGTCGCGTTCAGGAGGTGCACCGGACGGCGGTCGTTCGACCGGGCCTCGATGGCGAGCTTGCGGCGCAGCGCCTTCAGCGACTCCGGTCCCTTGTGGCGCTTCCTCTCGAGCTCGAGAGAGCGCGTCAAGAGCAGTTTTCCAACGCCGCGCGGCAGCTCGACGCGCGTCGCCTTCATCGCCGGCAGCAACGTGAAGTTCAGCTCGGAGAGGCGGTACGCTTGGATGAGGTGCGTGTTCTCGTCGCCCCAGCGCAGGGGCGGCGTGACGAGCGCGAGCGCGAGTCCGCAGAGCGCGCCGATCAGCAGGAAGGCGCGCGCCGCCCAGACGCCCGCTGGGTTCGAGCGCGACCGCGTCAGCGCGGCGTTGCTCGGCGTGACGTCGATCGCATCCGCCGGCGGAGGGGCAGCGACGCGAGCGTGCTGGCCCGCACGCACGCTCGCGTCGCCTCGGTCAGCGGACCGTGAACCCACGCGACGCCGGTTTCGATGCGGCGCCGCGATTGTCGAACACGACGAGCGATGCGCGGTAGTCCCCCGGCGCGTAGACGAAGCGCGCGACCGGGTCGGGACCGTCCTGCACGCGTCCGTCGCCCGACTCGAAGCGGTAGCGGACGATCGTGCCGTCGCGATCGGTCGAGCCGGTGCCGTCGAGCTCGACGAGCCCGGGCGTGTTCTCGCCGAGGTGCTGGTTCTGGCGCAGCGACGCCGTCGGCGGCTTGTTCTGCTCGTCCGGCGGTGCGGTCGGCTGCGGCGTGACCGTCGGCCGCGGCGTCGCGGTCGGACCGGGGCTCGGCGTCACGGTCGGACGCGGCGTCGGCGGCGTGCTGCCCTTCGGATCCTGCGAGCGCATGTGGTAGCGCCCGGGCTTCGTGCACACCCACTCCTTGGTGGTGCGGATCTCGACCGGTGGATTGACGCCGTCGTCGAGGAGCAAGCCGTGCACGATCGGCGTCAGCGGGAGATTGGACGAGTCGGTGTTCTCCTCGCACACCCGCGGCCGACGCCGCATGAGGCCGCGGTCGAGCTTGAGGCGGATCTCGTACGCGTCCTTGCGGAACTGGATCTGCAAGCGGATGTGCGGCCGGTAGCCGCGCGGCTGGTCGAACACCGCGTTCGTGGGGCGGTTGCTGTCGCGCCCCTCGAGCACGAGCGGCACCACCGGCGCGTCGTCGATGGTGGTCATGAGCTCACCGAGGCCACCGGGCGCCGCGTCGACGAAAAGGTGCTCGAGCACCACCGTCGTGCGGCTCAGGTCGAGCGGGTGGTCGAGGACGAACTTCCCTCGGATGCGGAACTCGACGCCGCCCACCTGTCCAGGACCACGTTGCACGCCGACGTCGGTGATGGAGCCGTTGAAGTCGAAGAGATCCACGGCGCGTACTTCGGGTGCCGGGCCGACGAGAACCAGAAACGCCGCGAACGGAACCATGCGGATCCACCGAGGAACGGACATGAAGCCACCTCCTTGTGTGGGGTTCGTCGGGCCGTCGCAGGTTAAATCCGCGCGCGGTGGGCGACACAACGGGGTTCGCGGAAATATGTGCTTTCCGGGCGACGCGGCGGTCGCTCGACGACCTCGGCACGAGCGCCGGAGCGCGAGCGTAGGGGCGGGATCGCGCGGCGCGCGCCGCGCTTGGTCAACGCGACCCACTGTGTCGCGCTGACACACGCGCCGAGAAAACCCTTGTCGGACGGGCCTCGCCGCCGGGCGTCACGCTCCTGCGGCGCGTGCTGTGTCGGAACGATCCGCCGGCGGCGCGCAGAGAGCCGCGCAAATGCTCGGGTCCTCGGTGGCACGACCGCTGCACGAGGAGCCGTCGCGTGCGACCCGAACACGACAGCGCGTCTACTGCGACGGCCGCCCCCTCGGCCGTCAACGTTCCACCCTCTACCCTGCGCTCGGTGCGTCGGGTCGCACGTCCCTTCGCTCAGCGGGACGTGCCGGCTTCTCGCCGCACGGCCGCGACACGCCCGCCCGCGCCCTCGCCGTCAGCTGCATCGCCGCGCGAGGACGCTCCTCTCTCCGGCGTCTCCCCGTCGCCCCTCCTCGACGGGGAGACGCCGCCTCCCTCCGCGATCGAGCCGCCCGACGAGTCCTCCGGCGTCTACGCGCTGATGCGCGCCGTGCTGCTCGACGCGATCGACTGCCTGACGGGGCACGGCGTCCTGCCGCGCCACCGCGCGCGCGTCGCGATGCAGGCGCGCGTCTGGTTCTCGCGCCGCGACCGCAGCTTCCTGTTCTCCTACGAGTCGATCTGCGACGTGCTCGGCCTCGACGCCGACCGCCTGCGCAAGAAGCTGCTCACCACGCGGCGTCCGACTCGCGCGGCGCTCGCCGGGATGATCACGTCCAGCGAGCCTTCCATCACGGGACGCGTCGCCTGAATCCGTCCGCCGTAGCCGCGCCCACTCGAGCTTCCGATCGGGAGTGGAGCGTAGCCGACCCCGCGTGCAATGATTCGTCCGCCCCGAGCCGGGGCGTTGGCATTTTCTCGCCCCTGCCTCGGATTCCCGGAATGAAGCTCGCGCGCAAGATCACGCTCGGCCTGACGGCGGCGGTATTCGTCGTCATGGGGCTCTACGCCTTCTACCTGAGCCGGCAGCACGTCGTGCTGTTCCAGGGCGACATCGAGAACGCCGACCACCGCGGCGCCGCGATGCGCGCGCTGGTCCAGCAGATCTGGCGCGAGGAGGGACCCGCGCGTGCGCGCGACATCGTCGAGCGCATCGCCGACCTGGTGCACGACGTCGACGTGCGCTGGGTCAGCCTCGACGCCCCGCCCGGCAGCCCCGACGCGGTCGACGTCACCCCCGAGGAACGCCGCGAGCTCGAGGCCGGCAAGACGCTCGCCCTGCTGCGCGACCCGGACGGCGAGCCCCGCCGCGTCTGGTTCGTGCCGATGGAGGCCGGCTCACCCGCCGTGCTCGAGGTGACGCGCGACCTGAAGCAGGAGGTGTCGTTCGTCCGCATCTCGCAGACGGCGATCCTCGTCACGACGATCGTCGTCGTGCTCGCGAGCGCCGCGACCGCGCTGCTGCTCGGCTACTGGCTCGTCGGACGGCCGGTCCAGCTCCTGCGCGACCGCGCGCGGCGCGCCGGCGAGGGCGACTTCTCCGGCCGCCTCGACCTGCGTCAGCGCGACGAGGTGGGCGAGCTCGGCGCCGAGATCGACGAGATGTGCCGGCGCATCGCGGAGGCGAACGAGCGTCTGCGGGCCGAGACCGAGGCCAAGCTCGCGGCGCTCGAGCGCGCGCGCCACGCCGAGCGTCTCGCGAGCGTCGGGCGCTTCGCGTCCGGCGTCGCGCACGAGCTCGGCACGCCGCTCAACGTGGTCTCGGCGCGTGCCAAGATGATCGCGTCGGACATGCAGGAGAGCGCGGCCGCGCGCACGCACGCGCGCGTCATCGCCGATCAGGCGGCGCGCATGACCGAGATGATCCGCCAGCTCCTCGATCTGTCGCGTCGACGCAGCACGCGCGTCGGCGCCGCGAGCTTGACGCAGGTCGCGCGCTCGGTGGTCGACACGCTCGCGCCGCTCGCGCAGGAGCGCAACGTCGCGGTCGACCTCGACGCGCCGGTCGGCGCACTGGTCGTCCGGCTCGACGCAGGCGAAATTCAGCAGGTGCTGAACAACATCGTGCTGAACGCGATCCAGGCGAGCCCGGCGGGCGGACGCGTGCGCGTGGTGATCGACGAGAAGCGAGGTGACGCCGGCGCGCCCGACCGCGGCTACGCGGAAGGCGAGTGGGCGCGCGTCGTCGTCGAGGACCACGGCGACGGCATCGCCCCCGACGATCTGCCGCACGTCTTCGAGCCCTTCTTCACCACCAAGGGGCCCGGCGAGGGCACCGGGCTCGGGCTCGCGATCGCGGAGGGCATCGTCGAGGACGCGGGCGGACGCATCGAGTGCGCGAGCGAGCGCGGGCGCGGCACGCGGATGACGATCTGGCTGCCGCTCGCGGCGGGTGCGTCCGCGGCGCGGACGGGCAGCGCATGAAGCCGAGCATCCTCATCGTCGACGACGACGCCTCGATGTGCGAGACGCTCGCCGTCGGGCTCGAGCCGCGCGGCTACGAGGTGCGCTGGACGACCTCGGCGCTCGAGGCGCTCGATCTCCTCGCCGGCTGCGCGTTCGATGCGGTCGTCACCGACCTCAACATGCGCGGCATGAACGGCATCGAGCTGTGCTCGCGCATCGCCGCCGACCGTCCCGACGTGCCGGTGATCGTCATCACCGCGTTCGGCAGCCTCGACACCGCGGTGGGAGCGATCCGCGCGGGCGCGTACGACTTCATCACCAAGCCGCTCGAGCTCGAGGCGCTGGTGCTCGCGCTCGAGCGCGCGATCGCGCTGCGGCGTCTGCGCGAGGAGGTGCGTCGCCTGCGCGAGGCGCGCGACGCGGCCTACGGCGACGGCGAGCTGATCGGCGCGAGCCCGGCGATGCGGCGCGTGCACGAGCTGATCGACCGCATCGTCGACTCCGACGCGTCGGTGCTGATCACCGGCGAGAGCGGCACCGGCAAGGAGGTGGTCGCGCGCTCGCTGCATCGTCGCGGGCGTCGCAGCCGCGGCCCTTTCGTCGCGATCAACTGCGCCGCGCTGCCGGAGACGCTGCTCGAGAGCGAGCTCTTCGGCCACGTGCGCGGCGCGTTCACCGACGCGCGCGCCTCGCGCACCGGCCTCTTCGTGCAGGCGAACGGCGGCACGCTGTTCCTCGACGAGATCGCCGAGCTGCCGCTGTCGTTGCAGCCCAAGCTGCTGCGCGCGCTGCAGGAGCGCGTCGTGCGTCCGCTCGGCGGCGACACCGAGATCCCGTTCGACGTGCGGCTCATCACGGCGACCAACCGCGACCTCGAGACTGCCGTGCACGAGGGACGCTTCCGCGAGGACCTCTACTTCCGCGTCAACGTGATCCACATCCCGCTGCCGCCGCTGCGCGCGCGCGGCGGCGACATCCTGTTGCTCGCGCAGCGCTTCATCAAGGAGTACGGCGCGCGCGCCGGGAAGAATGTCACCGGGCTCTCGCCGCAGGCCGCCGAGCGTCTGCTCGCGTACTCGTGGCCCGGCAACGTGCGCGAGCTCGAGAACTGCATCGAGCGCGCGATCGCGCTCGCGCAGCACGACAAGATCCTGCCCGACGACCTGCCCGAGAAGGTGCGCGACTACCGTCGCTCGCACGTGCTGGTCGCGAGCGACGACCCCGCCGAGCTCGTGCCGCTCGAGGAGGTCGAGCGACGCTACATCCTGCGCGTCATGGAAGCGGTCGGCGGCAACAAGTCGCAGGCGGCGCAGATCCTCGGCCTCGGCCGCAAGACGCTCTACCGCAAGCTCGAAGCGTACGGCGCCCACGAGCGCGCGGAGGAGTGAGGCGCTCGTCGCGGGTCAGGCGAGAGGGGCCGCGCGGCGCTCGAGGCCCGCGCGCGCGACGCGCTCAATCAGCGTCGCAGCGCGCTCGAGCCCAGCTCGTGCCCGCCCCGGGGATCCGTCGTATAGCTGAAGCATGA
This window of the Candidatus Binatia bacterium genome carries:
- a CDS encoding cupin domain-containing protein; the encoded protein is MRLEVRRWDGSGERTVAALRARLESEGYSVFCWTDAPHAHYDAHAHANDESIWLVSGAITFGTDAGDFALAPGDRLMLPAGTRHTADAGPEGATYLIGEKR
- a CDS encoding alpha/beta fold hydrolase → MPNLEAWLAAGERVPVTLRGVRREIFVRTAGDGPWCTLLHGFPTSAFDWHRVFDALCIPRRVLAFDFLGFGDSDKPADHDYSIHEQADLTEQMWARSGVESTALVVHDYAVSVAQELLARSLDGSLRVRIERVIFMNGGLYPELHRPLRAQEMLLDPEIGPKVGELMTEETFAASLRQTYSPSHQPSDEDLSCAWRTVSRRGGAMIGYRLIRYITDRQRHRDRWVAALETSPVERAFIWGMLDPVSGAHMAERIAERLPDAELIRLDDVAHWPQLEAPDRVAANLMRMLE
- a CDS encoding GFA family protein is translated as MTHRGSCHCGRVAFEVDGDVEQVIECNCSHCDRKGFLLWFVPRSNFRLTSGVDDLRAYTFNKHVIQHQFCTTCGTQAFAFGKDRNGNETAAINVRCLPDLDRSRLKVMQVDGRSF
- a CDS encoding dienelactone hydrolase family protein codes for the protein MSKLERTTGGITRRELIVTSLATGFAAAVAPVLGHATITTDTTGLEAGEVKIPVEGVELPAYRAVREGDDRRPVVLVVQEIFGVHEHIKDVCRRLAKEGYFAVAPELFARQGDVSKITDIQQIVSTVVSKVPDAQVMQDLDATVDWAAKSNRADAAKLGITGFCWGGRIVWLYAAHSPRLKAGVAWYGRLASPSDALHPRQPIDVAAELKAPVLGLYGEKDTGIPLADVEAMRRALEKAGSKSEIVVYDDAPHGFFADYRPSYREQDAADGWKRMLEWFRRFGVA
- a CDS encoding DUF2142 domain-containing protein, with translation MRAGQHARVAAPPPADAIDVTPSNAALTRSRSNPAGVWAARAFLLIGALCGLALALVTPPLRWGDENTHLIQAYRLSELNFTLLPAMKATRVELPRGVGKLLLTRSLELERKRHKGPESLKALRRKLAIEARSNDRRPVHLLNATYPLLGYVPQALGIAGARMLSSSVLVQLYAARFANVAAWLLLGWAAIRSTPCYRLAFAALALAPLSVFVASTLAVDGVTNGLALLWTACVVRLATSDTGSPPRLVPLALLATALAVVKLAYAPLVLLLFLVPAERFGGVRRQIFAVATILAVALATLALWFVVARWQVAKTVAPHGMQTVADNLVRIGHEPLAVAAMIGEMLWLVARKSLLLQVDTIWFLRSPSTWAFVAWVAAVACAVLAEPRPTLWPGLRARATAVAAVVLTTVGISLLAFLLWTRAGADSIDGVQSRYIVPLLPALLVGVSPRGAWPTASRARLVLAAGALVLLVAVLTYTVQRGLRLWV
- a CDS encoding PKD domain-containing protein; amino-acid sequence: MSVPRWIRMVPFAAFLVLVGPAPEVRAVDLFDFNGSITDVGVQRGPGQVGGVEFRIRGKFVLDHPLDLSRTTVVLEHLFVDAAPGGLGELMTTIDDAPVVPLVLEGRDSNRPTNAVFDQPRGYRPHIRLQIQFRKDAYEIRLKLDRGLMRRRPRVCEENTDSSNLPLTPIVHGLLLDDGVNPPVEIRTTKEWVCTKPGRYHMRSQDPKGSTPPTPRPTVTPSPGPTATPRPTVTPQPTAPPDEQNKPPTASLRQNQHLGENTPGLVELDGTGSTDRDGTIVRYRFESGDGRVQDGPDPVARFVYAPGDYRASLVVFDNRGAASKPASRGFTVR
- a CDS encoding HAMP domain-containing sensor histidine kinase, which gives rise to MKLARKITLGLTAAVFVVMGLYAFYLSRQHVVLFQGDIENADHRGAAMRALVQQIWREEGPARARDIVERIADLVHDVDVRWVSLDAPPGSPDAVDVTPEERRELEAGKTLALLRDPDGEPRRVWFVPMEAGSPAVLEVTRDLKQEVSFVRISQTAILVTTIVVVLASAATALLLGYWLVGRPVQLLRDRARRAGEGDFSGRLDLRQRDEVGELGAEIDEMCRRIAEANERLRAETEAKLAALERARHAERLASVGRFASGVAHELGTPLNVVSARAKMIASDMQESAAARTHARVIADQAARMTEMIRQLLDLSRRRSTRVGAASLTQVARSVVDTLAPLAQERNVAVDLDAPVGALVVRLDAGEIQQVLNNIVLNAIQASPAGGRVRVVIDEKRGDAGAPDRGYAEGEWARVVVEDHGDGIAPDDLPHVFEPFFTTKGPGEGTGLGLAIAEGIVEDAGGRIECASERGRGTRMTIWLPLAAGASAARTGSA
- a CDS encoding sigma-54 dependent transcriptional regulator, giving the protein MKPSILIVDDDASMCETLAVGLEPRGYEVRWTTSALEALDLLAGCAFDAVVTDLNMRGMNGIELCSRIAADRPDVPVIVITAFGSLDTAVGAIRAGAYDFITKPLELEALVLALERAIALRRLREEVRRLREARDAAYGDGELIGASPAMRRVHELIDRIVDSDASVLITGESGTGKEVVARSLHRRGRRSRGPFVAINCAALPETLLESELFGHVRGAFTDARASRTGLFVQANGGTLFLDEIAELPLSLQPKLLRALQERVVRPLGGDTEIPFDVRLITATNRDLETAVHEGRFREDLYFRVNVIHIPLPPLRARGGDILLLAQRFIKEYGARAGKNVTGLSPQAAERLLAYSWPGNVRELENCIERAIALAQHDKILPDDLPEKVRDYRRSHVLVASDDPAELVPLEEVERRYILRVMEAVGGNKSQAAQILGLGRKTLYRKLEAYGAHERAEE